The Dreissena polymorpha isolate Duluth1 chromosome 10, UMN_Dpol_1.0, whole genome shotgun sequence genome includes a region encoding these proteins:
- the LOC127847877 gene encoding uncharacterized protein LOC127847877, translating to MEKRFETKEAQNWLKCMIATYATRDVIAQLAELGFKAFYTDLRRNMLAKHGILKTTTCSSCIDPSKQCRLCSEIGNRIWVYHRFNKPHLKGPSWSNTDITKWCSDSWELAKCYMPPTGYKNKPSADKTDFNGIIGALINCTWMQNYFTDDLSQNTNICMKAREKVNALRHIHDTNIDEGEMISLFDCLFNLLNDPAYLNSFKPAVEARTYLTQLQNDKLLLSDTLTKCYEDLKEEFRRDLIRFYTTTKTTVSVSPIRQGHDKSIWDIFVSPTLSHIKLQKNGSRKKTENAIKQYRNIFFKDEKLCSCVFIQGEPGIGKTTFLNKLALEWCDAVSEHNSIHKASFSDIDTLNGFEFLFHISLRDALVQSEVVEMIKTQIIDTIYTGDKREVVFQLVHKILARETCLVSMDGLNEWVDPFHKYVSPLMASCFTKCASLITTRPWKMADERIKDSEIERLIEIEGITDPRELTENILISFNSVNQKSQTEFMEYVNERQLMQFLISPWLQTMLISLWMNNSDFKGSLCEINCILLDLSFKKGNAKEGYFRKGTCFPCLSNTSFIEPHCEILDALANAAFHFTFSSQKSLVFSKRELLDFMSIEQLQFCLDAGLLTVMFKSEFSLNSQRMSFVHETVQEFLAAYYIAISQADVIENLLSKHKCNVLEMSQIIIYMCGLACKIANELINRLTDGDFFNDMNLALSRYLQHFHIEKLAAFKTDYKSIENIGKFPYGKRDFDLRMLAVSFLFQRMMITGFIEAKASGQKDICLKCRDFIFNEYLNESESNALRALLMYNTSNVRTLILESNVLQISEILIVLQQSRDCLERVKARVTPEIYKAFYNLNLKELHFIGRINVSLIADMLTSLSKLKYLYIEDSTFHEEFPISATLRGLDLTKITFTVEFLRGLLKQLSLLKDDFYLEMCDVNVADFNKHILQSELLPIDMSNIFIFVKQGNNDLYGLLSCLPIVNIWLMTSEDAALASDILPTFSKLKTLYLRGTFMGRCDLQMPSSLNCISLLTGECTSEWLCSLLIKLSALGHRVNCELWNFVVQSRGEDSGADLDKHGSNIRSKLLSCDFSNFQILVKPGSKELFEIFRDTSIGSLTLKTADCVSLASDILPTLIKLEKLYLWGTFMGRCDLQMPSSLNCISLQTGECTSEWLCSLLIKLCALDHHIECELWNFVLQSHKEEGDADSNIHECDLRSKLLACDMSKIKILVENGSNELFEIFRDTSIGILDLKTADCVSLISDILPTLIKLEKLYLWGTFMGRCDLQMPSSLNCISLQTGQCTSEWLCSLLIKLCALDHLVKCELCDFVLQSHEEEGDADSNIHECDLRSKLLACNMSNINVLVTNGSNELFEIFRDTSIGILDLRTADCVSLTSDILPTLIKLEKLYLWGTFMGRYDLQMPSSLNCISLQTGKCSSKWLCSLLIKLSALGRLVKCELCNFVPQSHEGDCDADSNIHECDLRSELLACDMSNIEILVTDGSNELFEIFRETSIGILDLRTADCVSLTSDILPTLIKLEKLYLWGTFLGRCDLQMPSSLNCISLKTGECSSKWLCSLLIKLSALGHLVKCELCDFVLQSHEEDCDADLNIHECDLRSELLACDMSNIKILVKNGSNELFEIFRDTSIGILDLRTADCVSLTSDILPTLIKLEKLYLWGNFMGRCDLQMPSSLNCISLQTGECTSEWLCSLLIKLCALDHHIECELWNFVLQSHEGDCDADLNIHECDLRSELLACDMSNIEILVKNGSNELFEIFRDTSIGILDLRTADCVSLTSDILPTLIKLEKLYLWGTFMGRCDLQMPSLLKRISLRTGECTSEWLCSLLIKLSALGHLVKCELWNFVLQSHEEDCGANSNINVSDLRSKLLACDMSNIAILVKNGSKELFEIFRDTSIRFLDLRTAASVSLTSAIRHSFFYFVCVCKKKE from the exons atgGAAAAAAGGTTTGAGACAAAAGAGGCCCAAAACTGGCTTAAATGTATGATTGCAACATATGCGACCAGAGACGTAATTGCACAATTAGCCGAACTCGGATTTAAAGCATTTTACACGGATTTACGACGGAATATGCTTGCAAAACACGGTATACTTAAAACAACTACGTGTAGTTCGTGTATTGATCCCTCCAAACAGTGCCGCCTGTGTTCAGAAATAGGTAATCGCATTTGGGTCTACCATCGTtttaataagccacatttaaAAGGCCCATCATGGAGCAATACGGACATTACAAAATGGTGCAGTGATTCATGGGAGTTAGCGAAGTGTTACATGCCTCCCACGGGTTACAAGAATAAACCAAGTGCTGACAAAACAGATTTCAACGGGATAATTGGTGCTTTAATCAACTGTACATGGATGCAGAATTACTTTACAGATGATCTTAGCCAGAATACTAATATCTGCATGAAG GCGcgagaaaaagttaacgcactaCGGCACATACATGACACAAACATAGATGAAGGGGAAATGATCAGCCTCTTCGATTGTCTTTTCAATCTCCTTAATGACCCTGCATACCTGAACAGCTTTAAACCAGCAGTGGAAGCAAGAACATACCTTACTCAG CTTCAGAACGATAAACTGCTATTGTCCGACACGTTGACAAAATGCTACGAAGACCTCAAGGAAG agttTCGCAGAGACTTAATACGATTCTATACAACGACGAAAACTACTGTGTCTGTTTCACCAATACGTCAGGGTCATGACAAATCTATCTGGGATATCTTTGTGTCACCGACATTAAGTCACATAAAACTACAAAAAAATGGTTCTCGAAAGAAAACGGAAaacgcaataaaacaatacagaaacatattttttaaagatgaaaAGCTGTGTAGTTGTGTGTTTATTCAAGGAGAGCCCGGTATAGGGAAAACAACGTTCCTTAATAAACTTGCTCTTGAATGGTGTGATGCAGTTTCTGAACACAATTCTATTCACAAGGCTTCATTTAGTGATATCGACACACTGAATGGGTTCGAGTTTCTCTTTCACATATCACTGAGAGATGCACTTGTTCAAAGTGAGGTGGTAGAAATGATTAAAACACAAATTATAGACACCATTTACACTGGTGATAAACGCGAAGTTGTCTTTCAGCTTGTACACAAAATCCTGGCACGGGAGACTTGCCTCGTATCTATGGATGGGTTGAACGAGTGGGTTGATCCTTTTCATAAATATGTTTCACCGTTAATGGCAAGCTGTTTTACAAAGTGCGCTTCATTAATTACTACACGACCATGGAAAATGGCGGATGAGCGAATCAAGGATTCTGAAATTGAAAGACTTATCGAAATTGAAGGGATAACTGATCCGAGAGAGCTAACGGAGAACATACTCATCAGTTTTAACTCTGTCAATCAAAAGTCACAGACTGAGTTCATGGAATACGTAAATGAACGTCAATTGATGCAGTTTCTTATTTCACCATGGTTGCAGACAATGTTAATTAGCTTGTGGATGAACAATAGCGATTTTAAAGGTTCATTGTgtgaaataaattgtattctACTTGACCTTAGTTTTAAAAAAGGGAATGCAAAAGAAGGATATTTCAGAAAAGGAACTTGCTTTCCGTGCTTATCAAATACAAGCTTTATTGAACCGCATTGTGAGATTTTAGACGCGCTTGCTAATGCTGCATTTCATTTCACGTTTTCTTCACAAAAATCCCTAGTGTTTTCCAAACGGGAATTACTGGATTTTATGTCCATAGAGCAACTACAATTCTGCCTCGATGCTGGCCTGTTGACGGTTATGTTTAAGTCAGAATTTTCGTTAAATAGTCAACGAATGTCATTTGTACATGAGACGGTCCAGGAATTCCTAGCTGCATATTATATAGCAATTTCACAGGCGGATGTTATAGAAAATTTACTGAGCAAACATAAATGTAATGTGTTAGAAATGAGCcagataattatatatatgtgCGGGCTTGCTTGTAAGATAGCTAATGAACTAATAAACCGTCTGACTGACGGCGACTTCTTCAATGACATGAACCTTGCACTAAGCAGGTATTTACAACATTTTCATATTGAGAAATTAGCAGCatttaaaacagattataaaTCAATAGAAAACATTGGAAAATTTCCATATGGTAAGAGGGACTTCGATTTGCGTATGTTAGCTGTATCATTCTTATTCCAGCGCATGATGATTACAGGTTTTATTGAGGCTAAAGCCAGCGGTCAAAAGGATATTTGTTTGAAGTGCAGGGACTTTATATTCAATGAATATCTCAACGAGTCTGAATCAAACGCATTACGTGCACTGTTAATGTACAACACATCCAATGTCAGGACACTTATTTTAGAAAGTAATGTATTGCAAATAAGCGAAATACTGATCGTCCTTCAACAGTCAAGGGATTGTCTTGAACGTGTTAAGGCCAGAGTCACTCCGGAAATATATAAggcattttataatttaaacctGAAAGAGCTGCATTTTATCGGAAGAATCAACGTATCTTTAATAGCTGATATGCTTACCTCCCTGTCTAAATTAAAGTATTTATACATAGAAGATTCAACTTTTCACGAAGAATTCCCTATCTCTGCCACTTTAAGAGGGTTAGATTTGACGAAAATTACTTTTACTGTCGAGTTTCTTCGAGGGTTACtaaaacaattatctttattgaaagacgatttttatttagaaatgtGCGATGTGAATGTCGCCGATTTTAATAAACACATTCTTCAATCGGAACTATTACCTATTGACATGTCAAATATCTTCATTTTCGTGAAGCAGGGTAACAATGACCTATATGGTTTGCTGAGTTGTTTACCTATCGTGAACATATGGCTTATGACGTCTGAAGATGCTGCATTAGCATCGGATATTTTACCCACATTTAGTAAACTAAAAACACTTTATTTACGGGGGACCTTTATGGGTCGATGTGATCTCCAGATGCCTTCATCATTGAACTGTATCAGTCTTCTGACAGGCGAATGCACATCTGAGTGgttgtgcagcttgttgatcaagctTTCTGCATTAGGTCATCGTGTAAATTGTGAGCTGTGGAACTTTGTAGTGCAATCAAGGGGAGAAGACAGCGGTGCTGATTTAGATAAACATGGATCTAACATAAGATCTAAACTATTGTCATGTGacttttcaaattttcaaatattagTAAAACCTGGCAGCAAAGAACtttttgaaatatttcgtgacacaagtatagggaGCCTAACCTTGAAAACTGCTGATTGTGTTTCACTAGCATCAGACATTCTTCCCACACTCATTAAATTAGAAAAGCTTTATTTATGGGGGACCTTTATGGGTCGATGTGATCTCCAGATGCCGTCATCATTGAACTGTATCAGTCTTCAGACAGGCGAATGcacatctgagtggctgtgcagcttgttgatcaagctTTGTGCATTAGATCACCATATAGAATGTGAGCTGTGGAACTTTGTATTGCAATCACATAAAGAAGAAGGCGACGCTGATTCAAATATACATGAATGTGACCTGCGTTCTAAACTATTGGCATGTGATATGTCCAAAATTAAGATATTAGTAGAAAATGGCAGcaatgaactgtttgaaatatttcgtgacacaagtatagggatcctagacTTGAAAACGGCTGATTGTGTTTCACTTATATCAGACATTCTTCCCACACTCATTAAATTAGAAAAGCTTTATTTATGGGGGACCTTTATGGGTCGATGTGATCTCCAGATGCCTTCATCATTGAACTGTATCAGTCTTCAGACAGGCCAATGcacatctgagtggctgtgcagcttgttgatcaagctTTGTGCATTAGATCATCTTGTAAAGTGTGAGTTGTGTGACTTTGTATTGCAATCACATGAAGAAGAAGGCGACGCTGATTCGAATATACATGAATGTGACCTGCGTTCTAAACTATTGGCATGTAATATGTCTAATATTAATGTATTAGTAACAAATGGCAGcaatgaactgtttgaaatatttcgtgacacaagtatagggatACTAGACTTGAGAACTGCTGATTGTGTTTCACTAACATCAGACATTCTTCCCACACTCATTAAATTAGAAAAGCTTTATTTATGGGGGACCTTTATGGGTCGATATGATCTCCAGATGCCTTCATCATTGAACTGTATCAGTCTTCAAACAGGCAAATGCTCCTCtaagtggctgtgcagcttgttgatcaagctTTCTGCATTAGGTCGTCTTGTAAAGTGTGAGCTGTGTAACTTTGTACCGCAATCACATGAAGGAGATTGTGACGCTGATTCGAATATACATGAATGTGACCTGCGTTCTGAACTATTGGCATGTGATATGtctaatattgagatattagtaaCAGATGGCAGcaatgaactgtttgaaatatttcgtgaaacaagtatagggatcctagacTTGAGAACTGCTGATTGTGTTTCACTTACATCAGACATTCTTCCCACACTCATTAAATTAGAAAAGCTTTATTTATGGGGGACCTTTTTGGGTCGATGTGATCTCCAGATGCCTTCATCATTGAACTGTATCAGTCTTAAGACAGGTGAATGCTCCTCtaagtggctgtgcagcttgttgatcaagctTTCTGCATTAGGTCATCTTGTAAAGTGTGAGTTGTGTGACTTTGTATTGCAATCACATGAAGAAGATTGCGACGCTGATTTGAATATACATGAATGTGACCTGCGTTCTGAACTATTGGCATGTGATATGTCTAATATTAAGATATTAGTAAAAAATGGCAGcaatgaactgtttgaaatatttcgtgacacaagtatagggatACTAGACTTGAGAACTGCTGATTGTGTTTCACTAACATCAGACATTCTTCCCACACTCATTAAATTAGAGAAGCTTTATTTATGGGGGAACTTTATGGGTCGATGTGATCTCCAGATGCCTTCATCATTGAACTGTATCAGTCTTCAGACAGGCGAATGcacatctgagtggctgtgcagcttgttgatcaagctTTGTGCATTAGATCATCATATAGAGTGTGAGCTGTGGAACTTTGTACTGCAATCACATGAAGGAGATTGCGACGCTGATCTGAATATTCATGAATGTGACCTGCGTTCTGAACTATTGGCGTGTGATATGtctaatattgagatattagtgaaAAATGGCAGcaatgaactgtttgaaatatttcgtgacacaagtatagggatACTAGACTTGAGAACTGCTGATTGTGTTTCACTTACATCAGACATTCTTCCCACACTCATTAAATTAGAAAAGCTTTATTTATGGGGGACTTTTATGGGTCGATGTGATCTCCAGATGCCTTCATTATTGAAACGTATCAGTCTTCGGACAGGCGAATGCACATCTGAGTGgttgtgcagcttgttgatcaagctTTCTGCATTAGGTCATCTTGTAAAGTGTGAGCTGTGGAACTTTGTACTGCAATCACATGAAGAAGATTGCGGCGCCaattcaaatataaatgtatCTGACCTGCGATCTAAACTATTGGCGTGTGATATGTCTAATATTGCGATATTAGTAAAAAATGGGagcaaggaactgtttgaaatattccgTGACACAAGTATAAGATTTCTGGACCTAAGAACGGCTGCGTCTGTATCACTTACATCTGCTATTAGGCActcgtttttttattttgtctgtgTATGTAAGAAAAAAGAATAA